From Alkalicoccobacillus plakortidis:
ATGTGTACGAGGAATTAATTTTGGCAGACCCGTACTACCTCCTGATAGTTGAAGAAAGGCATATGAATCAGGATCCACCTTCACTTGAAGGTCCGTTTCACCCTCAAACTGTCCCGTTTCAACTAATCCATCCATCTCATCAAAAGAAAAAATATGGACCAGCTCTGGGCAACTTTCCTTCACCTCATGAGCCAAACTTACATAGTCAAACCCCGTCCGCTTTTCAGACGTGAGATAGGCAACGGCCTCAACATGCATAGCAATATGAGAGATCTCATGAAAGCGATGCGATGGCAGGCAAAACACTGGCAAAACGCCAATCTTAAATAACGCAAATACCCCCTCAAAAAAAGCAAACGAGTTAGGAAGCTGTACAATCACCTTATCCCCTTGTTTTAAACCAAATGCCAACAAAGCTTTAGCAGACCTCTCCACTCGATGATTAAGCTCAGCATATGTCAAATGTTGCCCGTGCCACGTTAGTGCCACCTTATCGGGATGAATACGTGCAAGACGTGTGAGCATCTCTCCAAACGTCTCATTCTCCCAAAGACCTAATTCCTTATATCGCTTCACACGCTTTTGATCCCACAATGGAAACCCATCACTATTCATCACTCAGACCTCCTTTATTTGCACATTCAAGTGCTTGTAACATCGTTTGAAACTTCGCATGTGTCTCTTCCGCTTCTTCTCTAGGATCCGAGCTTGCAACGATACCTGCTCCAAGCAAACAACTCTACTTGCTCTGTTGACACTTCTGCGCAACGAATGGCAATCGCCCATTCTCCATCACCAGCAGCATTTTCCAAGCCAACAAGTCCAGTGAAAAATGCTCTGTCTTCTTGTTCAATTTCTTTGATCTTCGCTGCTGCTTGGTCTCGCGAGAATCCGCAAACAGCTTGTGTTGGATGCAGTATCTTAGCAAGCGCACTAGCTGATTGATATTCGTTTTTTGGAACCGCCGTAATATATGTGGAAAGATGCCACATCGTTTTAGTTGCAATGACGGAAGGCTGATCCGGCACTTTAATGTCCTTGCAGATCGGCCTAAGCTGGTCGATAATCGCATCAACCACAAACGCATGCTCATGCAAATCCTTTTCTGAACTCATCAACTCTTCCGCAAGTCGAACATCTTGTTTAGGATCACTTGTTCTTGGACGTGAACCCGCCAATGGATTAATTGAGAGTTGATTTCCTTTTTTGCGCACAAGTAGCTCTGGACTCGCTCCCATTAAAGTCGTTTGTTCACTATGCCTACCCTCAAGATCCACCGCAAATGTAAAACCTGCCTGATTAACACTCGCAAGGTTCGTTAGAATTTTTGTGCGATCTACGGTTCCATTGGTAATCAGCTGCAGCCTTCGTCCCAGCACAATTTTTTCAATTGCCCCTTTATTAATCTCAGCAACTCCCTTTTCAACCATTTGTTCATACATGTTCCTTTTAGGTATCTCCTCCCACTCAATCTCACCGGATATCGCAGCTAGTTCACTCGGTTCACCACAATTTACACCCGACTCCTTCTGAACTTTTAATGGAATATGTAAAAATGGCTTTTGCTCACGATTAAAAGGAATGGCTCCTACAATGACCGGATCTTTTATCCCTTGTTTACTTGCGGTATCAAATGCCAAAGCTAGCCTTGTAGAAAATTCGCGATCATTCATCGGAACCGCATCAACCATTAATCCAACACCCTCGGAGCGTATCGTGCCTTCTGAACTTTTATAAAAAAATGGATGATTTCGGCTATCATACGATTCAAGCAATGACTCTTTTTTTTCTGTATTCAAACTCGAAAACATACTTATACCCTCCTATTCGTTAGACACCAAGTGTGGCTCCACCATCAACGCATAGTTCCTGCATTGTGATATGCCCCGCTTGATCAGATAGCAAAAAAGAAACAGTCCCTGCTATATCCCGTACATCAGCAACCTTTTGAAGTGGAATACCTGTTTTAAAATGATCAAGCGATCCAACAATCAGTTCGTCGTAGAACCCAGAATGACTATGCATCTGAGTAAGCATGTTTGTTTTAGTCGACCCTGGGTGCACAATATTGCAACGAATCTTAGAAGAAGCAAGTTCAAGACCTAGGCATTTTGTCACCATTGTCGCCGCCGCTTTACTAGGCGAATAAGCGCCCATATTCATTCTCGGTAGCTTAGAAGCATTCGAGGCAATCGTCACAAATGATCCTCCACCTTTTGCGAACAATGGTATCGTAGCTCGCGCAATGTGGAACAACCCCTTCACATTTACATCAAAGGATTCAGTCCAATCATCATCTGTGATCGTAAGCACCCCACCCAACTTAAGAACACCAAGCCACATAAACTACACCATCAATCATTTGTTCACACTCACGAATCTGTTGAATCGCTCTCTCAACCTCCACTTTCGAACGAACATCCACTTTATGAATCATTGTGCTCGGTATACGTAATTCAGTTGCCATTTCACTTAATGCAGCTCCATCTATGTCCGTAATCAAAACAGTATGACCTTCGGAAGAAAGAAGGCGGCTGATCTCAGCCCCAATCCCATTAGCTCCTCCAACAACAAGGTACGTTTTACGATTAACCGAAGTCATATCCACCATCCTCACGCCTAATTGAAAACAATTATCAGTAATTCGTTAATAATGATAATCATTTTCAATTAAATACGCAAATCCACTAAAGCAATACAGTAAATGACCAATCTCAAATTATGACAATTAGAAAGGATAAAAGTTTAGATGTTTTCACCGATATATAGTATTAAAATTCGCATTTTCATTTCTAAAATCAATGATGATGTATTCTTTTTTGAGACTAATGGCTCAAAATGTGTGGTAGCGTATGTTTGAGGGAATAAAATGCTTTAAAGGTTTTCGAAGAAGTCGTGATAAACAAGCATGACTTCTTGATAAATGCGGAGGGAATCTAAGTAGAAATTTCAAGCGAACTTTCTTACACTTGAATTCTAGTAAAAATGTTCATTTTTATTTCCGATTGTCAGATTACGCATTTGTATCTTGCTAAATTAGACGATCTTCTTGTTGTAACGAACCAACTTCTTATTATCTGGCTCTACGTCTGGGTATCTATCAGATTGGTCTGGATTAAAAAGCGATTCCTGTTGTTAACGTAGCCTGTTTCTTGCTATTACCTCTATCCGTCGTGGTTGTTTATTGTTTTTTCTTGGTAATGCCGTAAAAGACAAAAAAAATAACCCAGCTTGGCTAAAGTGGGTTACTTTTCTACTTTTGATGATAGGTATTCGTCAATTTGTACAAAATGGTGATGATCGTGTTTCACAAAAATCTTCACAAAGCTTTCTGGGGAAAAAGCTCGTTTGCCCCCACCTATCGTGAATCTAGTTTTAGTATCAAGTTGGGCAAGAGCTCCGATTATCTCCTGTCTTTTTTCAATAAATAGTTTAATGATTTCTTGAACTGATTTGCCCTGCAAACCTTGCAAGGCTTGGACATTTTGTGAATCATGATCAGGAAATCCTGGAAGGTCCGCACCTTGAGACATATTGCTCACCATATGCTGTAGATTATAGTTATCCCATCCATACAGATGTCCCACAATTTCTCTAATGGACCAAGCACCTTCTTTAATCGGAGTGACTAACAGCTGCTCGTCTATTTGCTTTAAACTCGCGATTTTATCTAATGATTTTTGATATTGATCTAGGTTTTTGTTCATTAAACCATCCCTTCGTCTAATAAACTTTTCTTTGAAATCCACGCATAATTCTTTCTAGTGGTACCCAAGCCAATAAGCTGCGGAGTACCCCAACCAGGCGCACCTTCTAGATTTTCAACATCAAGATAATTGTCAATCCTCACCTTGTCCCAAGCATGAATCATCTCTCCGTTGCCAATTGATAAGCCTACATGTCCCCAATTCCTATGCTCACCATTAATAGGTCCTGAGCAATTATAAAATACAAAAGAACCTTTAGCAGGAGTACCAGTATTCATAGTGTCGCTATACAAATCGGCAGACTCCTTGGCACTGTCTCCGCCAAAAATCTCAATATTATTGCTTCTCTCTAACGCATCCTCCACAAAAGCCAAACATATAAAAGCATACTCTACTGATCCCAAATGACTTTTTGCCCACTCTATAGCATGATCACTATACTCGCTAAAGTTTATGTCCATTATTCAGTTCCTTTGAAATTGGCATTTTTAATGGAATAGATGACCATATCTCTAAATTGACCTTTGATATAATATTGTTCTTTTAGTACCCCTTCTAATTCCATACCTAGCTTCTGAAGAACACTTGCTGATTGAACATTTTCGGTCATACATGGTGCTTTAATGATGTTTAGATTCATGTGTTCAAATCCAAAACGAGTAACTTCTTTTGCTGCCTCTAAAATGAGTCCTTTGCCCCAAAAGTCCCTTGATAAAATAAATCCAATCTCTGCGCGATAGTGCTGCGGATACCATGTAACAAAATCAAATGTACCGATGACCTTACTTGTCTCTTTACATTCAATTGCCCACGGAGCTAGTTTGCCTGATTCGTATTGCTTCATGATAAACGCAATAAATTGATGGGTATCCTCAATGGTCTGATGGGTTTGCCAGGGAACATACTTTGATACATCAGGAACAGAGGTATACTCAAACATATCTTCTGCATCATCTACAGTGACCTTTCTTAGAATTAGCCGCTCTGTTTCCAAGGGTGGTAAGTCATAAAATACATCTGAAACCTTCAATCGATCAACCCCCATTCATCTAATCCTTATTAATCCTTTTAATAAGTTGCCTTAATGCACCAAGATGATAAGCCGAGTGAGCTAAATTGGCAAAAATGATTGTTAAGGCAATGGATGAGAGTTCCCGATGTTCTATTAATTCAATGAGCTCGTTATATTCACGCTCAAGCCCTTTTTGTATCTCATTCCATTCTTCCTCATCAACCTGTTTGATTTTCCAGCTTATACTCCAGTCTTTTTCTTGATCAACGTTTTTAATTGTGTTCTTACACACGGTTATGTGGTACATCGTATGATGCGTATGGGCTGCAATGGTTGTCCCGTCTATATCTAAGGAGGCCTCCCTCGCAGAAATTCGACTAACTGTACCTATTAAACCAGACTCTTTTTTCGCTTCAGTGTACCAGCTGCTATTGCCTTCGGGTCCATAAAATGTTTCTTGTAGGATGGTTTTGATTTCATTTTTCATGAATATCTCTCCTTATGCCTATTCAAGTTATTTGATGATTATCCCTCATTTACCCCAGCATCATTGGAACAAACTGTTTAATACATATCCTTACTTTTCACCATGATGTTCCTTTATTTCCTCTTCCATTGATTGTCGCTTTACGAGATTGGTTTTGTTTAAAATACCAAGGTACTTATGAGGTCTGCACAAAAAGCATCCACAATGAATTTTCCCCTTATGAAACCGTCCTGGTTCATCCTTACCAAATCCGTTGTGAAATCTTCGCTTTACAATTTTACATTTCCGCTTAATCACACGTGCTCGATGATGCCGGTAATATCCTCGATTTCTTCTTGCCATTTACAGTAACCCCCTTGAGTGTAAAACCGACCATAGAGGAAGCTCAAGAGTCTTTCCTCCCCTACAGGCCGGTTATGATCAATGGGGTTTGTTTTAGATTATTCATTCCTTTTCACCTCAAATTCTTTTTAATCGATTACTCATCAGCTACTTCAATATCATAAGCCGACATTCTACCGGGATTTGACTCTCTAATATAATCACCATAAACACGTACTTTTTGATTGATGTTTATTGAGTGAAATAGGCTCTGATCTACTACATTTTTATGTTTTGAAACGATAATCGTTTCCGAACCATAGTCAGAGAGGACAAAGCCTGTTATTCTCCCTTTTATGCTGACTGGTTCTCCCGCTAACCAAATAGAGTTGAAGCCTTTAGAGACAACATAACCATCTATCATCAAAGAATGATCTGGACGTTCTGTTAATTGAGTCGAACTGATCTCTTGATGTGCACTTTCTCTAGTAAACAAAAATAATAACCAAATCAATGATAATGCCATAAATAATCTCTTATAAGGTGGAACCTGAGTCATATCAAACACCCCTTCAGACAATTTTATCCAAAGGGGCGCATATTCGCAAGATAACTATATGATGATCTTTTACTTATTACCCAATTGTTAATACGCCAACAGACATCGGTGGTAAACGTAATTCTATCTGATGGTCACTAACAGTAAAATCATTGTAAGCAACAGGCTTCACTTGATCAGGATGTTCAAATGTATTGTGTGCATTTGTTTGATCAGCCGTTAGAATTCTTCCTGTTATTTCACCGAGGTTCTTCTCAATACCTCTAAGATCAATTTGAATAGAAGTTGAGTTCTGATGGTCTACATGACAGAAGCTGACATGGATCTGGCCATCCTTCATAGAAGCCGAGACACTCACAGATGGGAGCTGTTCGCCATTAAGTTCATATAGACTACTAGAAACATCTATATCTAACTTCACAGCATCCTGATGAACTTTAAACATTTCAAAAACATGATAGGTTGGAGTGAGAATCATCTTCTCGCCTTCTGTTAGAATCATCGCTTGAAGAACATTGACTGTTTGAGCAATGTTAGCCATTTGAACACGTTCACTATGTTTGTGGAAAATGTGAAAGTGTAAACCAGCTACAAGTGAGTCACGAATGGTATTCTGTTGATAGAGGAAACCTGGATTTGTTCCGGGTTCAACATCAAACCATGTTCCCCATTCATCTATAATTAATCCTACTCTCTTCTCTGGGTCATACTTGTCCATGATCGTAGAATGCTTCGTAATCAATTCATCCATATGCAGCGCTTTTTGCATAGTGATATACCATTCTTTTTCACTTGGATCTAAGGCCGAACCTTTTCCTTTGAAAAAGTCACCTGGAATCGTGTAGTAATGGAGACTTAGTCCATCCATCAACCAACCGGCTTCTCGCATTAATGTTTCTGTCCATCTATAATCGTCCACATTAGCTCCGCCAGCAATTTTGTATAGTTTATTTTCGCCATAATTACGCACATAGGTTTGATACTGACGATATAAATCTGCATAGAATTCGGGACGCATGTTTCCACCACATCCCCAATTTTCATTTCCTACGCCAAAATATTTGAGCTCCCATGATTTCTCTCGCCCATTCTCTTTTCTCCAATTAGCCATTGGGGATTCACCATCAAAGGTCATGTACTCTACCCATTCCGACATCTCTTGCACCGTTCCGCTCCCCACATTACCACAAATGTATGGTTCCGTTTCAAGCATTTCACAAAGCATCATAAATTCGTGGGTACCAAAATGATTGTTTTCAACCACACCACCCCAATGGGTATTCACCATACGTTTTCGGCTTTCTCTTGGACCCACACCGTCCTTCCAATGATACTCATCAGCAAAACAACCGCCCGGCCAACGTAATACAGGAATGTTCAAATTTTTCAAAGCTGCCACTACATCATTACGAATTCCGTTTGTGTGATCCATACTAGAATCCTCACCAACCCAGAATCCTTCATAAATGCAACGACCTAAATGTTCAGCAAAATGACCATATATATTTTTATTAATTGTTCCTTTCTGAATATCTGTATTGATAACAACTTTTTGACTCATCGTGAATCTCTCCCTCTTTGTGTTTAATAGAACGCTTTCAAAGATTCCTTTATTCTTTGTCATCCGGCACCGGTTCACCAAAGACCGGAAATCCTTCTTGATCCCACGTGATCACTTGGGCTCTTGTGTGCCTGTTTGGATCATACAAAGGGTCACCTGTTATTTCTTTATAATTTCTCGCATGATAGATTAAAACATCCTGCTTCCCATCTTCGGAAACAGTAAAACTATTATGACCTGGACCGTACTGACCGGTTTGTTCATTTGTTGTCATGATAGGTTCTGCTTGTTTGTGCCATGAAGATGCGTCCAAAAGTGGGCTACTCTCATCTGCTGATAAGATTCCCATGCAATAATGATGATTTGTAGCACTAGCTGAAAAGGAGATAAAAATCTT
This genomic window contains:
- a CDS encoding chorismate-binding protein: MFSSLNTEKKESLLESYDSRNHPFFYKSSEGTIRSEGVGLMVDAVPMNDREFSTRLALAFDTASKQGIKDPVIVGAIPFNREQKPFLHIPLKVQKESGVNCGEPSELAAISGEIEWEEIPKRNMYEQMVEKGVAEINKGAIEKIVLGRRLQLITNGTVDRTKILTNLASVNQAGFTFAVDLEGRHSEQTTLMGASPELLVRKKGNQLSINPLAGSRPRTSDPKQDVRLAEELMSSEKDLHEHAFVVDAIIDQLRPICKDIKVPDQPSVIATKTMWHLSTYITAVPKNEYQSASALAKILHPTQAVCGFSRDQAAAKIKEIEQEDRAFFTGLVGLENAAGDGEWAIAIRCAEVSTEQVELFAWSRYRCKLGS
- a CDS encoding SDR family oxidoreductase, with amino-acid sequence MLTITDDDWTESFDVNVKGLFHIARATIPLFAKGGGSFVTIASNASKLPRMNMGAYSPSKAAATMVTKCLGLELASSKIRCNIVHPGSTKTNMLTQMHSHSGFYDELIVGSLDHFKTGIPLQKVADVRDIAGTVSFLLSDQAGHITMQELCVDGGATLGV
- a CDS encoding SDR family NAD(P)-dependent oxidoreductase gives rise to the protein MTSVNRKTYLVVGGANGIGAEISRLLSSEGHTVLITDIDGAALSEMATELRIPSTMIHKVDVRSKVEVERAIQQIRECEQMIDGVVYVAWCS
- a CDS encoding DinB family protein, yielding MNKNLDQYQKSLDKIASLKQIDEQLLVTPIKEGAWSIREIVGHLYGWDNYNLQHMVSNMSQGADLPGFPDHDSQNVQALQGLQGKSVQEIIKLFIEKRQEIIGALAQLDTKTRFTIGGGKRAFSPESFVKIFVKHDHHHFVQIDEYLSSKVEK
- a CDS encoding NlpC/P60 family protein; protein product: MDINFSEYSDHAIEWAKSHLGSVEYAFICLAFVEDALERSNNIEIFGGDSAKESADLYSDTMNTGTPAKGSFVFYNCSGPINGEHRNWGHVGLSIGNGEMIHAWDKVRIDNYLDVENLEGAPGWGTPQLIGLGTTRKNYAWISKKSLLDEGMV
- a CDS encoding GNAT family N-acetyltransferase, which encodes MKVSDVFYDLPPLETERLILRKVTVDDAEDMFEYTSVPDVSKYVPWQTHQTIEDTHQFIAFIMKQYESGKLAPWAIECKETSKVIGTFDFVTWYPQHYRAEIGFILSRDFWGKGLILEAAKEVTRFGFEHMNLNIIKAPCMTENVQSASVLQKLGMELEGVLKEQYYIKGQFRDMVIYSIKNANFKGTE
- a CDS encoding DUF3221 domain-containing protein is translated as MTQVPPYKRLFMALSLIWLLFLFTRESAHQEISSTQLTERPDHSLMIDGYVVSKGFNSIWLAGEPVSIKGRITGFVLSDYGSETIIVSKHKNVVDQSLFHSININQKVRVYGDYIRESNPGRMSAYDIEVADE
- a CDS encoding alpha-N-arabinofuranosidase, coding for MSQKVVINTDIQKGTINKNIYGHFAEHLGRCIYEGFWVGEDSSMDHTNGIRNDVVAALKNLNIPVLRWPGGCFADEYHWKDGVGPRESRKRMVNTHWGGVVENNHFGTHEFMMLCEMLETEPYICGNVGSGTVQEMSEWVEYMTFDGESPMANWRKENGREKSWELKYFGVGNENWGCGGNMRPEFYADLYRQYQTYVRNYGENKLYKIAGGANVDDYRWTETLMREAGWLMDGLSLHYYTIPGDFFKGKGSALDPSEKEWYITMQKALHMDELITKHSTIMDKYDPEKRVGLIIDEWGTWFDVEPGTNPGFLYQQNTIRDSLVAGLHFHIFHKHSERVQMANIAQTVNVLQAMILTEGEKMILTPTYHVFEMFKVHQDAVKLDIDVSSSLYELNGEQLPSVSVSASMKDGQIHVSFCHVDHQNSTSIQIDLRGIEKNLGEITGRILTADQTNAHNTFEHPDQVKPVAYNDFTVSDHQIELRLPPMSVGVLTIG